The Streptomyces sp. NBC_01268 genome window below encodes:
- a CDS encoding SAM-dependent methyltransferase has protein sequence MTTSLSTASSAYWEPLWADGRRYRQLCEAELRLMSEHLGPGAGRPALDIGSGDGTLARYLHHERGYRTTGIDCSPSAVALAASRDTVPGPSWRCLDITTDALATLPNPAYALITCRLVYRWMEDKPTFLDRVRRLLAPGGTFWVVTEIAGRRRTTDSALLRLGIQPADAELLTAGWSAMRTADLDVLRCYALRP, from the coding sequence ATGACCACCAGCCTGTCCACCGCGAGCAGTGCCTACTGGGAGCCCCTCTGGGCCGACGGCCGACGCTACCGGCAGTTGTGCGAGGCCGAGTTGCGGCTGATGTCCGAACACCTCGGTCCCGGCGCAGGCCGCCCCGCCCTCGACATCGGCAGCGGCGACGGCACCCTGGCCCGGTACCTCCACCACGAGCGCGGCTACCGCACGACCGGCATCGACTGCTCCCCCAGCGCGGTCGCGCTCGCCGCATCCCGCGACACCGTCCCCGGGCCGTCCTGGAGGTGCCTCGACATCACCACCGATGCCCTCGCCACCCTGCCGAACCCGGCCTACGCTCTGATCACTTGCCGTTTGGTGTACCGGTGGATGGAAGACAAGCCGACGTTCCTCGACCGCGTGCGCCGCCTCCTCGCGCCCGGTGGGACGTTCTGGGTCGTCACCGAAATCGCGGGCCGCCGCAGGACCACCGACTCGGCTCTCCTGCGGCTCGGGATTCAGCCCGCGGACGCCGAGCTGCTGACGGCCGGCTGGTCCGCGATGCGTACCGCCGACCTCGACGTCCTGCGCTGCTACGCCCTACGCCCCTGA